A genomic segment from Marinitoga sp. 1197 encodes:
- a CDS encoding phospho-sugar mutase, translated as MDYMKVYEEWLNSPHVDEETKKELLSIRENEKEIMERFYKELEFGTAGLRGILGAGTNRMNIYTVGKATQGLADFIISKGEEYVKRGVVIAYDVRHNSELFAKTAALILAANGIKTYLFDHIAPTPLLSFSVRRLNTAAGIVITASHNPKNYNGYKVYWEQGSQILDDVAIPVMENIKKLTDFSMIKKISESEALEKGLLEYVGKDIEDEYIEKVKGLAIRDDIDKDVKIVYTPLNGTGNKPVRRVLAERGFKNIFVVPEQENPDPDFKTVGYPNPEDIKAFEYAKKLAENKDADVIIATDPDCDRTAVMVKHKGEYVPLNGNQTGAILIKYIIEGRKEKGTLSEKGMIIKSIVTGDLGKELAEKYGVITFETLTGFKNICGLENELEGKYDFEFGYEESIGYVTGTFVRDKDGVISSMFVSEAAAYYKKQGKTLIDVLYDLYNEIGYYFENNFSIIIEGLEGMAKMKKIMEVYRKEFPKEIGNMKLIRYIDYLEKKDMNLTTNEINETDVPKSNVLRFFFDDGSWYAVRPSGTEPKLKIYIYSKDKDENKSKEKLKLMKDKIMEIINSVE; from the coding sequence ATGGATTACATGAAAGTATACGAAGAATGGTTAAACAGCCCCCATGTGGATGAAGAAACTAAAAAAGAATTATTATCAATAAGAGAAAATGAAAAGGAGATTATGGAAAGATTTTATAAAGAATTAGAATTTGGTACTGCTGGATTAAGAGGTATATTAGGTGCAGGAACAAATAGAATGAATATTTATACAGTGGGTAAAGCAACACAGGGATTGGCAGATTTCATTATTTCAAAAGGTGAAGAATATGTGAAACGTGGAGTTGTTATAGCATATGATGTTAGACATAACTCGGAATTATTCGCCAAAACAGCTGCACTTATTTTAGCAGCTAATGGAATAAAAACTTACTTGTTTGATCATATCGCACCGACACCTTTACTTTCATTCTCTGTTAGAAGATTAAATACTGCTGCTGGTATAGTAATTACAGCAAGCCATAATCCAAAAAATTATAACGGTTATAAAGTTTACTGGGAACAAGGTTCTCAAATATTGGATGATGTGGCTATCCCGGTAATGGAAAATATCAAAAAATTAACAGATTTCTCAATGATTAAGAAAATTTCTGAAAGCGAAGCTCTTGAAAAAGGTTTATTAGAATATGTTGGTAAAGATATTGAAGATGAATATATAGAAAAAGTAAAAGGATTAGCAATAAGAGATGATATTGATAAAGATGTTAAAATTGTATATACACCTCTTAATGGTACCGGAAATAAACCAGTTAGAAGAGTACTGGCTGAAAGGGGTTTTAAAAATATATTTGTTGTACCTGAACAAGAAAATCCGGATCCAGATTTTAAAACCGTCGGATATCCTAATCCTGAAGATATAAAAGCTTTTGAATATGCAAAAAAATTGGCTGAAAATAAAGATGCTGATGTAATAATAGCAACCGATCCAGATTGTGATAGAACTGCTGTAATGGTAAAACATAAAGGAGAATATGTGCCTTTAAACGGAAATCAAACTGGAGCTATATTAATAAAATATATTATTGAAGGAAGAAAAGAAAAAGGAACATTATCTGAAAAAGGAATGATTATAAAATCAATAGTTACGGGTGATTTAGGAAAGGAATTAGCTGAAAAATATGGTGTAATTACATTTGAAACATTAACAGGATTTAAAAATATCTGTGGATTAGAAAATGAATTAGAAGGAAAATATGATTTCGAATTCGGGTATGAAGAAAGCATAGGATATGTAACAGGCACGTTCGTAAGAGATAAAGATGGCGTTATCTCTTCTATGTTTGTTTCAGAAGCTGCTGCATATTATAAAAAACAAGGAAAAACACTAATAGATGTACTATATGATTTATATAATGAAATAGGTTATTATTTTGAAAATAATTTTTCAATTATCATCGAAGGGTTAGAAGGTATGGCAAAGATGAAAAAGATTATGGAAGTATACAGAAAAGAATTTCCGAAAGAAATTGGCAATATGAAACTTATAAGATACATTGATTATTTAGAAAAAAAAGATATGAACTTAACCACAAATGAAATAAATGAAACAGATGTTCCAAAATCAAATGTATTAAGATTTTTCTTCGATGATGGCTCATGGTATGCGGTTAGACCATCTGGAACAGAGCCTAAATTAAAGATTTATATTTACTCTAAGGATAAAGATGAAAATAAATCAAAAGAGAAATTAAAATTAAT
- a CDS encoding GGDEF domain-containing protein, protein MIYSILFFLLLSIFLIIISKYNLRRTIKNIFIVLNNLPFIIIIYDFDKIYYYSSEIEKILKKKIITVDDYITFFDKKEKLQMIQILSTEKEKVYLNFIKKINNEIYKIFSMKITFFGKKIILQIFHNITEIYKKDKMIHQMNQKIEILDNLRNLTYTENFNLPGIMESIFNYLRKVDLVDLFAFNIFSKDKKSAKVTIYFENKKIETTIYEKQKGIPWYFFNNNLKKLYIQDLSNFSKDEYKSIINIYEMDNSYKDLTLYLFPYRFEKNIHGLFSFGKKGIDSYSETDKKLIESIAEHIDFIVRYQYILKKYNEENNHYKDLLTKDTLTQLYSRYYFNEWILKHAEYLKRNDKKSILAMIDINNFKNINDTYGHLTGDNVLKFVANVFLNNIRSMDIAVRFGGDEFLLIFPDATIENIKKKMKIIIEKIKENNYSFDVSISYGLSEFCGESYIESLKRADEKMYEMKKNLDKKL, encoded by the coding sequence AATATAATCTTAGGAGAACTATTAAAAATATTTTTATAGTTCTTAATAATTTGCCATTTATTATAATAATATATGACTTTGATAAAATATATTATTATTCTTCAGAAATTGAAAAAATACTGAAAAAGAAAATAATTACAGTGGATGATTACATTACATTTTTTGACAAGAAAGAAAAATTACAAATGATACAAATATTATCAACAGAAAAAGAAAAAGTTTATTTGAATTTTATAAAAAAAATTAATAATGAAATTTATAAAATTTTTTCAATGAAAATTACTTTTTTTGGAAAAAAAATAATTTTGCAGATTTTTCATAATATAACTGAAATTTATAAAAAAGATAAGATGATACATCAAATGAATCAAAAAATTGAAATTCTGGATAATTTAAGAAATTTAACATATACTGAAAATTTTAATTTGCCTGGAATAATGGAAAGTATATTTAACTATTTAAGAAAAGTTGATCTCGTAGACTTATTTGCTTTTAATATTTTTTCAAAAGATAAAAAAAGTGCTAAAGTAACAATTTATTTTGAAAATAAAAAAATTGAAACAACTATTTACGAAAAACAAAAAGGTATTCCATGGTATTTTTTTAACAATAATTTAAAAAAATTATATATTCAAGACTTATCAAATTTTTCAAAAGATGAATATAAAAGCATTATAAATATATATGAAATGGATAATTCGTATAAAGATTTAACCTTATATTTATTTCCATATAGATTTGAAAAAAATATTCACGGATTATTTTCATTTGGGAAAAAAGGAATAGACTCCTATTCGGAAACGGATAAAAAATTAATAGAATCTATAGCAGAACATATAGATTTCATTGTTAGATATCAATATATATTAAAAAAATATAATGAAGAAAATAATCATTATAAAGATTTACTAACTAAAGATACCTTAACTCAACTATATTCAAGATATTATTTTAATGAATGGATATTAAAACATGCTGAATATCTTAAAAGAAATGATAAAAAATCCATATTGGCAATGATAGATATAAATAATTTTAAAAATATAAATGACACATATGGTCATTTAACAGGAGATAATGTATTAAAATTTGTTGCCAATGTCTTTTTAAATAATATAAGGTCAATGGATATAGCTGTACGATTTGGCGGTGATGAATTTTTATTAATATTTCCTGATGCTACAATTGAAAATATTAAGAAAAAAATGAAAATAATTATTGAAAAAATAAAAGAAAATAATTATTCTTTTGATGTTTCTATTTCATACGGACTTTCTGAATTCTGTGGAGAATCATATATAGAATCTTTAAAAAGAGCTGATGAAAAAATGTATGAAATGAAGAAAAATTTAGATAAAAAACTTTAA